The following proteins come from a genomic window of Lolium rigidum isolate FL_2022 chromosome 5, APGP_CSIRO_Lrig_0.1, whole genome shotgun sequence:
- the LOC124654614 gene encoding protein ROH1-like, which translates to MPVTDYQGSSASPSPFSFGSLLSLRRDHATMPSGEEADLELFQRHLATYLGELVPAEAAEGAAVEEILSVSWIRRLLEAFILCQEEFRVVVAQARRRGALPAAAEKLVAEFHERAVKSLDVCNAARDGVDQVRRFERLADIAASVLLAPGEIHEGQLRRARKAISDLAVLLVDDTTAAASGGVASFLGAHRNRSFSRARASPSRAGAAVVGSSASASHFRSLSWSVSRTWSASRQLQAIGAGLTAPRAHEGGLAAPVYAMGCILHYTSWALVTAVPCPDRSSALLAHHLPVAPARAAFPWAPPLLSLQERLTEEGKRKERRSSCGLLKEIHVLEKSTQKLADAIDAAPIPLFGDREVDVREAAAELAAVCAAMRDGLEPLEKQVREVFHRIVRSRVEGLDSSMHNAD; encoded by the coding sequence ATGCCGGTGACGGACTACCAGGGGTCGTCCGCGTCCCCCTCGCCCTTCTCCTTCGGCTCCCTCCTCTCGCTCCGCCGGGACCACGCCACCATGCCCTCGGGCGAGGAGGCCGACCTCGAGCTCTTCCAGCGCCACCTGGCCACGTACCTCGGGGAGCTCGTTCCCGCGGAGGCGGCCGAAGGAGCCGCCGTCGAGGAGATCCTCTCCGTCTCCTGgatccgccgcctcctcgaggccTTCATCCTCTGCCAGGAGGAGTTCCGGGTGGTGGTGGCCCAGGCGCGCCGCCGCGGGGcgcttcccgccgccgccgagaagCTCGTCGCCGAGTTCCACGAGAGGGCCGTCAAGTCCCTGGACGTCTGCAACGCGGCGCGCGACGGCGTCGACCAGGTGCGCCGCTTCGAGCGCCTCGCCGACATCGCCGCGTCCGTGCTGCTCGCGCCCGGGGAGATCCACGAGGGCCAGCTCCGCCGCGCCCGCAAGGCCATCTCCGACCTcgccgtcctcctcgtcgacgacaCCACCGCGGCCGCCAGCGGCGGCGTCGCCTCCTTCCTCGGCGCCCACCGCAACCGCTCCTTCAGCCGCGCGCGCGCGTCCCCGtcccgcgccggcgccgccgtcgtcggcTCCTCCGCGTCGGCCTCCCACTTCCGGTCCCTCTCCTGGAGCGTCTCCCGCACGTGGTCCGCGTCGCGCCAGCTGCAGGCCATCGGGGCCGGCCTCACCGCGCCGCGCGCGCACGAGGGAGGCCTCGCGGCGCCGGTCTACGCCATGGGATGCATACTGCACTACACCTCCTGGGCGCTCGTCACCGCCGTCCCGTGCCCGGACCGCTCCAGCGCGCTCCTGGCGCACCACCTGCCCGTGGCGCCCGCGCGCGCTGCATTCCCCTGGGCGCCGCCGCTCCTTTCCCTGCAAGAACGCCTAACCGAGGAGGGCAAGCGCAAGGAGAGGCGCTCCTCCTGCGGCCTGCTCAAGGAAATCCACGTGCTCGAGAAATCCACACAGAAGCTCGCCGACGCGATCGACGCCGCCCCCATTCCCCTCTTTGGGGACAGGGAGGTCGACGTGCGGGAGGCCGCCGCAGAGCTCGCCGCCGTCTGCGCGGCCATGAGGGACGGGCTCGAGCCGCTGGAGAAGCAGGTGCGCGAGGTGTTCCACCGCATCGTCCGCAGCCGCGTCGAGGGACTCGATTCCTCCATGCACAATGCCGATTGA